From the Leptospira sp. WS60.C2 genome, one window contains:
- a CDS encoding PLP-dependent aminotransferase family protein codes for MKETKYEQLAEDLIKDIRLGHYAENEKIPSLREIQLLKSCSLSTAKEAYRILEEEGYIYVQNKSGFYVQPQINSLILGPQNEFYESVEADDRIQQIMRTVMDPKLISFGAAIPSDHYLPLKELDTAFKKAFQHKEIYRYGDLQGYPYLREWISKRTSISGYRVNAGHVQITTGCTEAITYSLFSVTSPGDTVIVPSPIYVGLFQILETLKLKVVEIPYRENEGVNLSEFEKLIKRHKPKVFLFAANFNNPNGILLKDETKQSLANLCYVYGIHLIEDDIYGDIYFGKTRPRPLVSFFSEEKEGPKAFLCASFSKTLSPGLRIGWVTSKKGIQSVSKIARAFKISENHPTQIGIMEFLKKQNYEKHLKKLRLEYKSLSQEYFNLLVTHSDGQLRITQPDGGFVLWIESSLDGDKVLMEAKKIGLTIAPGSLFGLSKHWNRYFRLNVSVGRSPKILEKLSLFAKRFQKNGKRKQTF; via the coding sequence ATGAAAGAAACCAAATACGAACAATTAGCAGAAGATTTAATCAAAGACATTCGTTTGGGTCATTATGCAGAAAATGAAAAAATTCCTTCTCTCAGAGAAATCCAATTGCTTAAATCTTGTAGTTTGTCCACAGCAAAGGAAGCGTATCGAATTTTAGAAGAAGAAGGTTATATTTACGTTCAAAACAAGTCAGGGTTTTACGTACAACCACAAATAAACTCACTCATTCTTGGACCACAAAATGAATTTTACGAATCCGTTGAAGCAGATGATCGGATCCAACAAATCATGAGAACCGTTATGGATCCAAAATTAATTTCCTTCGGAGCAGCGATCCCTTCCGATCACTACCTACCTTTAAAAGAATTAGATACTGCGTTTAAAAAAGCATTCCAACACAAAGAGATTTATCGCTACGGAGACTTACAAGGTTATCCGTATCTTCGAGAATGGATATCAAAACGCACTTCCATTTCTGGATACCGTGTGAATGCAGGTCATGTTCAAATCACAACCGGTTGTACGGAAGCCATCACCTATTCCTTGTTTTCTGTTACCTCTCCTGGAGATACAGTGATTGTTCCTTCACCAATTTACGTGGGACTCTTTCAAATTCTCGAAACCTTAAAACTAAAAGTCGTAGAAATTCCGTATCGAGAAAATGAGGGTGTGAATCTTTCTGAATTTGAAAAACTCATCAAACGTCATAAACCAAAGGTATTTTTGTTTGCTGCAAATTTTAACAATCCCAATGGAATTTTACTTAAAGACGAAACCAAACAAAGTTTAGCCAATCTATGTTATGTATATGGAATTCATTTGATAGAAGATGATATTTACGGAGATATATATTTTGGAAAAACGAGACCAAGACCATTGGTTAGTTTTTTTAGTGAGGAAAAGGAAGGTCCAAAGGCTTTTTTATGTGCTTCGTTTTCCAAAACACTGTCACCAGGGTTAAGGATTGGTTGGGTGACATCAAAAAAGGGAATTCAGTCTGTTTCCAAAATTGCAAGAGCTTTTAAAATTTCAGAAAACCATCCAACTCAAATTGGAATCATGGAATTTTTAAAAAAACAAAATTACGAGAAACATTTAAAAAAATTAAGATTAGAATACAAATCATTGAGTCAGGAATATTTCAATTTACTAGTGACTCATAGTGATGGTCAACTGAGGATTACCCAACCAGATGGAGGTTTTGTATTATGGATAGAATCATCGTTAGATGGTGATAAGGTATTGATGGAAGCAAAAAAGATAGGTTTAACCATCGCGCCTGGTTCTTTATTTGGGCTATCCAAACATTGGAACCGTTATTTTCGACTCAACGTATCTGTTGGCCGTTCTCCCAAAATCTTAGAGAAACTCTCTCTCTTTGCAAAACGTTTTCAGAAAAATGGAAAGAGAAAACAAACTTTTTAG
- a CDS encoding PLP-dependent aminotransferase family protein, with protein sequence MGTNLTNLFLAKRTKSIRTSIIREILKITVKDSEFLSFAGGLPNPNLLPSELIQLATEKTMSFNRSEALQYGDSNGYRNLRSQILERFLDLKDLDLDSICITHGSQQSLDILGKLLMDEETNVLLEDPTYLGALQAFSPYEPKMFSLSLEADGPDLLELETILSKDKIHCFYCNPSYQNPSTNTWSIAKRKQVASLLDEYGVILIEDEAYKYLDFSGEVFPSIASFRKNLDLTFVLGSFSKIISPGFRLGWTVVPKSYQKYFTAIKQGNDLNSNQYSQIVMDHLLSNLNIDTHLAKIQMYYRKQKEHMRFCLAKYLPEVTYHDPLGGMFLWVNFPFVSEGEFMEKMMEKKVVMVPGNEFRLFGIESVFFRMNFSFLGEVEMEEGIRRMASVYHDIIT encoded by the coding sequence ATGGGAACAAATCTTACAAACTTATTTTTAGCCAAAAGGACTAAATCGATCCGAACTTCTATCATTCGTGAAATATTAAAAATCACTGTAAAAGATTCTGAGTTTCTTTCATTTGCAGGAGGACTTCCAAACCCCAACTTATTGCCAAGCGAATTAATCCAACTTGCGACAGAAAAAACTATGTCTTTCAATCGCTCGGAAGCACTTCAGTATGGAGATTCGAATGGTTATCGTAACCTACGATCTCAAATCTTAGAACGATTTTTGGATTTGAAAGACCTGGATTTAGATTCGATCTGCATCACACACGGATCCCAACAATCATTGGACATTTTGGGAAAACTTTTGATGGATGAAGAAACAAATGTTTTATTGGAAGACCCAACGTATCTCGGAGCGCTTCAGGCATTTTCTCCTTATGAGCCAAAGATGTTTTCTCTTTCTTTGGAAGCAGACGGACCTGATCTTTTAGAATTGGAAACGATTCTATCCAAAGATAAAATACATTGTTTTTACTGTAATCCGAGTTACCAAAATCCCTCTACTAACACTTGGTCCATTGCAAAACGAAAACAAGTTGCCTCTCTACTGGATGAATACGGTGTGATTCTCATTGAAGATGAAGCATACAAATATTTAGATTTTAGTGGGGAAGTGTTCCCTTCCATCGCTTCATTTCGTAAAAATCTAGATTTAACATTTGTTTTAGGAAGTTTCTCTAAGATCATCTCTCCTGGGTTTCGTTTGGGTTGGACAGTGGTGCCAAAGAGCTATCAAAAATATTTTACAGCGATCAAACAAGGAAATGATTTGAATTCCAATCAATATTCACAAATTGTAATGGATCATCTTTTGTCGAATCTAAACATCGATACGCATTTAGCAAAAATCCAAATGTATTATCGAAAACAAAAAGAACATATGCGTTTTTGTTTAGCCAAGTATCTTCCGGAAGTTACGTATCATGACCCACTTGGTGGTATGTTTCTTTGGGTAAACTTTCCTTTTGTATCGGAAGGTGAGTTTATGGAAAAAATGATGGAAAAAAAGGTGGTGATGGTGCCAGGAAATGAGTTTCGTTTGTTTGGAATCGAATCTGTTTTTTTCCGCATGAATTTTAGTTTTTTGGGAGAAGTCGAAATGGAAGAAGGGATAAGACGGATGGCTTCTGTATATCACGACATAATTACGTAA
- a CDS encoding PP2C family protein-serine/threonine phosphatase: MRKIFLVMVFGAVTLFHIQCQNIDIGRNYVFRQGVLDLTEVTFKESTTIDLQGEWELYFGEFHYPPFHGKKELTGYLAIPSSWQEEEFGGIELPRTGKVTLRAFIHLNKQTVGQELRIYIPDIASSYRFFANGVLIGGQGKPGINRFDDTPRIKSKYYTLIPDSEVIELVFHIANYDNNFGGFWGYPILGNKYALDREKMFSNARELFLLGALSLIGLYHFGLYFYKRKEKAIFYFAIFCFLLGIRLAFTGERYVLELFPNFHWPTAFRIEFASYYFAVPTFLLFIHSLFPKESKRKHVRRALIASFLFSLTLFLPISVFTILLYGFQILAFLIIGYVIHINLKAVINSRPNSKLFLIGLLILAFSVSFDILKHSLNSRGIGLTPYALLCFIFIQSLILSSRIANAFVRAEELAESLKISNESLLAVTENLEQIVSERTYQLNYSLNRIRKDLLLAKKIQQKILPSDGIKFDPFKINLYFQPQEEVGGDFYDLFELDNGTVRFFIADATGHGIQAALYTMAIKSEYEAIKRFVTKTDDLMNHLNQKIQNKFAGLKIVFSGFLLDIDTKTKTVYYSSAGHPNQIFISEGNHIILNRTGNIIGLKKDQPYTQKQFKIMEGDRILLFTDGILEQKNEAREEFGMDRIQKILSDFSHKESERVLSELIIQLFLFQGREDQEDDQTVMLIEWEKKESNPSKIG, from the coding sequence ATGCGAAAGATATTTTTGGTTATGGTGTTTGGGGCCGTAACCTTGTTCCATATCCAATGTCAAAATATTGATATCGGAAGAAACTATGTCTTTCGCCAAGGTGTTTTAGATCTCACGGAAGTCACATTCAAAGAAAGTACAACCATCGACTTACAAGGAGAATGGGAGTTGTACTTTGGTGAATTTCACTATCCTCCTTTCCATGGTAAAAAAGAACTCACAGGTTACCTTGCCATTCCTAGTTCCTGGCAAGAGGAAGAATTTGGTGGGATCGAACTCCCAAGAACCGGTAAAGTCACCTTACGCGCGTTCATTCATTTAAACAAACAAACGGTAGGGCAAGAATTAAGAATCTATATTCCTGACATTGCTTCCTCATATCGATTTTTTGCGAATGGAGTTCTGATTGGTGGACAAGGAAAACCTGGGATTAATCGATTTGATGATACACCACGTATCAAATCCAAATACTACACACTCATTCCAGATTCCGAAGTGATTGAACTTGTTTTTCATATCGCAAATTATGATAACAATTTTGGTGGGTTTTGGGGTTATCCCATCTTAGGAAATAAATACGCACTGGATCGAGAAAAAATGTTTTCGAATGCCAGAGAATTGTTTTTACTCGGAGCCCTCTCTCTCATCGGTTTGTATCACTTTGGATTGTATTTCTACAAACGAAAAGAAAAGGCGATCTTTTACTTTGCAATCTTTTGTTTTTTACTGGGGATACGACTGGCTTTTACTGGAGAACGGTATGTACTCGAACTCTTTCCGAATTTCCATTGGCCAACAGCATTCCGAATTGAGTTTGCCTCTTATTATTTTGCTGTTCCCACATTTTTACTCTTCATTCATTCTCTATTTCCAAAAGAATCAAAACGAAAACATGTTCGCCGTGCATTGATTGCGAGTTTTCTTTTTTCGCTCACTTTATTTTTGCCCATTTCCGTTTTTACCATTTTACTCTACGGCTTCCAAATCTTAGCGTTTCTTATCATTGGTTATGTGATCCATATCAATTTGAAAGCAGTGATCAACTCACGTCCCAATTCCAAATTGTTTCTCATTGGACTTCTGATACTCGCCTTTTCTGTTTCCTTTGATATTTTGAAACACAGTTTAAACAGCAGAGGAATTGGACTCACTCCCTACGCATTATTGTGTTTTATATTTATCCAGTCTCTCATCCTTTCGAGTCGAATTGCAAATGCCTTTGTCAGAGCAGAAGAACTTGCGGAAAGTTTAAAAATTAGCAACGAATCTCTTCTGGCAGTAACCGAAAACTTGGAGCAAATCGTTTCAGAACGAACCTACCAATTGAACTACTCACTCAATCGAATTCGAAAGGATTTGCTTCTAGCCAAAAAAATCCAACAGAAGATCCTTCCTTCTGACGGAATCAAATTTGATCCATTCAAAATCAATCTTTACTTTCAACCACAAGAGGAAGTGGGCGGAGATTTTTATGATCTCTTTGAATTGGACAATGGTACGGTACGTTTTTTTATCGCGGATGCAACTGGTCATGGGATCCAAGCCGCACTTTACACCATGGCAATCAAATCCGAATACGAAGCCATCAAACGTTTTGTCACCAAAACCGATGATTTGATGAACCATTTGAATCAAAAAATCCAAAACAAATTTGCTGGTCTGAAGATTGTTTTTTCTGGCTTTTTATTGGATATTGATACGAAAACGAAAACGGTTTATTATTCCTCTGCAGGTCATCCCAACCAAATTTTTATCTCAGAGGGAAATCATATCATTCTCAATCGCACGGGTAATATCATAGGTCTCAAAAAAGACCAACCTTATACACAAAAACAATTTAAGATAATGGAAGGGGATCGAATCTTACTCTTTACAGACGGTATCTTAGAACAAAAAAATGAAGCGAGAGAAGAATTTGGTATGGACCGCATCCAAAAAATTCTCTCTGATTTTAGTCACAAAGAATCAGAACGCGTGTTAAGCGAGCTTATCATCCAATTGTTCTTGTTCCAAGGTAGAGAAGACCAAGAAGATGACCAAACAGTGATGCTCATAGAATGGGAGAAAAAAGAATCGAATCCAAGCAAAATTGGATGA